Proteins co-encoded in one Xiphophorus couchianus chromosome 16, X_couchianus-1.0, whole genome shotgun sequence genomic window:
- the elfn2b gene encoding protein phosphatase 1 regulatory subunit 29 translates to MQRASTVSVLLPLTLFPLLFFSWFPYMANGDCWLIEGDKGYVWLAICSQNQPPYETIPQHINNTVHDLRLNENKLKAVLFSSMYRFTNLTDLNLTKNEISYIEDGAFAGQANLQVLQLGYNKLTNITEGMMRGLGHMQCLFLQHNLIEVVANNAFWECPSLSSIDLSSNKLAHIDPITFTSLNRLMVCELAANPFHCGCDLLGFLRWLESFNNVTHTYDRLQCETPREIFGYPLLSSFSSSHSGRNAKNILNHRCKDGVMIPGMTSLPPDIDGPSGIGPDMFGGVGPYYQPTPSSSSTDDSLSPSIKLQHVSSSSASVIIKIPRPFSKMYILTQYNYSMASDVTNLKLMIQKITLDKLRPSNNYTFCVCSVRNSQRYNHTCLQFTTRGQNRDDMLPTPSTTTHYIMTIVGCLFGMLIVIGIVYYCLRKKRMHDEKKKSISVKKTILEMRYGPEVAAAVANDPSAVQKLQEQSREHHQYQHHHGGKLSTSSSSGLLHSANTTSSRLSSIPQVEKMASAFSEAMATSKGNYMDVRTGGAGMERVGDGSHGGRRGDDLRDDDGTDLGDDSDDDGHGSASEISTIAMEVDKVNQIINNCIDALKLDAAAVAASDTSTSHTASNNPNSPPPTSTSSLTRGLIPGGTETCQVITPNKIPPPPPLPALNTPLSERPGITGGGFVVSPPYRHPPPATATRPIQRQMSADAAVVMANAVKKQSSTTSCGSTGRDRERGGTRVYSLDVPEPRSPDACNQQQSQYPDRASPVGCGEPLERLPLVGSGSCGGGGGGCDSGGVGAQHPDSQKSHHYHQQQQIQQQQQQLDVQQDYHCSEHRHSVPALYYQGSHHGSPAQRVSFLKPLTRSRRDAASYSQLSPARQHSSYSGYSSSPEYSSESSLRIWERFRPYRKGPRDEACYVTAGNALRKKVQFAKGEDLHDILDYWKGVSAQQKL, encoded by the exons ATGCAGCGTGCTTCCACTGTTTCAGTTCTCCTCCCTCTTACACTTTTTCCGCTCCTCTTCTTTTCCTGGTTTCCTTACATGGCCAACGGGGACTGCTGGCTTATTGAAGGAGACAAAGGCTATGTTTGGCTAGCTATATGCAGTCAGAACCAGCCTCCCTATGAGACTATCCCCCAACATATCAACAACACAGTCCATGACTTGAGGCTGAACGAAAACAAGCTGAAAGCTGTGCTTTTCAGTTCCATGTACCGCTTCACGAACCTGACCGACCTCAACTTAACCAAGAATGAAATCAGCTATATTGAGGACGGCGCTTTTGCAGGACAAGCCAATTTACAG gttctTCAACTGGGTTACAACAAGTTGACGAATATCACTGAAGGCATGATGAGAGGACTTGGTCACATGCAGTGCCTCTTCCTACAGCACAACCTCATTGAAGTTGTTGCAAACAATGCATTCTGGGAGTGTCCCAGCCTCAGCAGTATTGACCTGTCGTCCAACAAACTCGCCCACATCGACCCGATTACATTCACATCTCTGAACCGCCTGATGGTATGTGAACTGGCTGCAAATCCATTCCACTGTGGCTGCGATCTTCTAGGTTTCCTGCGCTGGCTAGAATCCTTCAACAATGTGACACACACGTATGATCGCCTCCAGTGTGAAACACCAAGGGAAATATTTGGCTACCCTTTACTGAGTTCTTTTTCTTCAAGCCACAGTGGCCGTAatgccaaaaacattttgaaccatCGCTGCAAGGATGGTGTGATGATTCCAGGAATGACGTCTCTGCCACCAGATATTGATGGTCCTTCTGGGATTGGACCAGACATGTTTGGTGGTGTTGGGCCATACTACCAACCCACCCCATCATCTTCATCCACAGATGACAGCTTGAGCCCAAGCATTAAGCTCCAACATGTTTCTTCGTCATCAGCCTCTGTCATTATAAAAATTCCAAGACCGTTCAGCAAAATGTATATTCTTACACAATACAACTACTCAATGGCATCTGATGTCACCAATTTGAAACTGATGATACAAAAAATAACTCTCGACAAGCTTAGACCTAGCAATAATTACACCTTCTGTGTATGCTCTGTCCGTAACTCACAGCGTTATAACCACACCTGTCTCCAGTTTACCACGCGAGGCCAAAATCGGGACGATATGCTCCCCACTCCCTCAACCACTACTCACTACATAATGACCATTGTAGGATGCCTTTTTGGCATGCTCATTGTCATAGGAATTGTCTATTACTGTCTTCGTAAAAAACGAATGCATGATGAGAAGAAAAAGTCCATCTCTGTGAAAAAAACTATTCTTGAAATGCGTTACGGACCAGAGGTGGCAGCAGCAGTAGCAAATGATCCATCGGCAGTCCAAAAGCTTCAGGAGCAGTCAAGGGAGCATCACCAGTATCAGCATCACCATGGTGGAAAACTATCCACATCCTCCAGCTCTGGACTGCTACATTCTGCAAACACAACCTCCTCAAGACTTTCCTCTATCCCTCAAGTGGAAAAGATGGCCTCAGCTTTCTCTGAAGCAATGGCTACAAGTAAAGGAAACTACATGGATGTGAGAACTGGAGGGGCTGGGATGGAAAGAGTGGGGGATGGTAGTCATGGTGGGAGAAGGGGCGATGACCTGAGGGATGATGACGGAACTGATCTTGGCGATGATTCAGATGACGATGGGCATGGCTCTGCCTCAGAGATCTCTACTATTGCCATGGAGGTGGACAAAGTTAACCAAATTATTAACAACTGTATTGATGCTCTTAAACTTGATGCAGCAGCAGTCGCTGCTTCAGACACCTCCACTAGCCACACAGCTTCTAACAATCCCAACTCCCCACCACCCACCAGCACCTCCTCCCTCACCCGTGGCCTAATCCCAGGAGGAACAGAGACATGTCAGGTCATTACTCCAAACAAAATACCGCCTCCTCCGCCCCTACCTGCACTAAACACCCCTCTTTCTGAGCGACCAGGGATCACTGGTGGGGGCTTCGTTGTTTCTCCCCCATACAGGCACCCTCCCCCAGCCACAGCTACACGCCCCATTCAGCGGCAAATGAGTGCAGATGCAGCTGTTGTTATGGCAAATGCTGTcaaaaaacagagcagcacCACATCTTGTGGCTCCACAGGTCGAGACAGGGAACGTGGTGGAACTCGAGTGTACAGTCTGGATGTTCCTGAACCAAGAAGCCCGGATGCCTGTAACCAACAACAGTCGCAGTACCCAGACCGAGCCAGTCCTGTGGGATGTGGGGAGCCGCTGGAGAGACTGCCTTTAGTAGGGAGTGGGAGCTGTGGAGGAGGGGGTGGTGGTTGCGACAGTGGTGGTGTTGGTGCCCAACATCCGGACAGCCAGAAGTCACATCATTACCATCAGCAACAGCAgatacagcagcagcagcagcagctggacgtGCAGCAGGACTACCACTGCTCGGAGCACCGCCACTCTGTCCCAGCTCTTTACTACCAAGGGTCCCACCATGGCTCCCCAGCCCAGCGAGTTTCTTTTCTAAAACCCCTGACACGATCCCGCAGGGACGCAGCATCCTATTCCCAGCTTTCCCCTGCCCGCCAACACTCCAGTTACTCTGGATACTCTTCTAGCCCAGAGTACTCATCAGAGAGCTCGCTGCGTATCTGGGAGCGCTTTCGTCCATACCGAAAAGGGCCTCGCGATGAGGCCTGTTACGTGACAGCTGGAAATGCTCTTCGAAAAAAGGTGCAGTTTGCTAAAGGCGAGGACCTGCATGACATCCTTGATTATTGGAAGGGTGTCTCTGCTCAGCAGAAGTTGTAA